One Synechococcus sp. CC9605 genomic window carries:
- the murC gene encoding UDP-N-acetylmuramate--L-alanine ligase: protein MPRLLDRQTPVHFIGVGGIGMSALARILVDRGHSVSGSDPRDNATTQQLKTLGVKVFRQQDATCIDAVTGRTAADSPVVVISTAIPESNPELQRARQQGLEIWHRSDLLAALIEQQPSIAVAGSHGKTTTSTLITTLLLEADQDPTAVIGGIVPSLGSNGHSGQGKLLVAEADESDGSLVKFSPSLGVITNLELDHTDHYSCLDDLISTLQRFAGGCDRVLANHDCPILQEHFQPTAWWSNQSDESVDFAALPLSLDGDRCVARFYEAGQPVGDFTLPMAGLHNLSNATGALAACRMEGLPFNQLVEGLAGLKAPGRRFDLRGTWKGRHIVDDYAHHPSEVQATLEMARLMVRSGRSPLPSAPQRLLAVFQPHRYSRTRQFLDGFAKALQNCDLLLLAPVYPAGEQPLQGISSNALADRVRKLKPDLEIAVAENLDQLTELVIQHSLENDLVLAMGAGDVNGLWSRLTS, encoded by the coding sequence TTGCCGCGCCTGCTCGACCGTCAGACACCAGTCCACTTCATCGGTGTCGGCGGAATTGGTATGTCGGCTTTGGCCCGGATTCTCGTCGACCGCGGTCACTCGGTCAGCGGCTCAGACCCGCGTGACAATGCGACAACACAACAACTGAAGACCCTTGGGGTGAAGGTCTTCCGTCAGCAGGACGCCACCTGCATTGACGCCGTCACGGGAAGAACAGCCGCTGACTCACCGGTTGTGGTGATCAGCACAGCCATCCCCGAAAGCAATCCGGAACTGCAGCGGGCCCGACAGCAAGGGCTGGAGATCTGGCATCGCTCCGATCTCCTGGCGGCTCTGATCGAGCAGCAACCCTCCATTGCAGTCGCCGGCAGCCACGGCAAGACCACCACCAGCACCTTGATCACCACCTTGCTGCTGGAGGCCGATCAGGACCCAACCGCTGTGATTGGAGGCATCGTCCCCAGCCTCGGCAGCAATGGCCATTCCGGCCAGGGGAAGCTGCTTGTGGCCGAGGCGGATGAATCCGACGGGTCCCTGGTGAAGTTCAGCCCCAGCCTGGGGGTGATCACCAACCTGGAGCTGGATCACACCGATCACTACTCCTGCCTCGACGACCTGATCTCCACCCTGCAACGCTTCGCGGGGGGTTGCGATCGCGTGCTGGCCAATCACGACTGCCCGATCCTGCAGGAACACTTCCAGCCAACGGCCTGGTGGTCCAACCAAAGCGACGAATCTGTTGACTTCGCCGCCCTGCCCTTAAGCCTGGACGGTGATCGCTGCGTCGCCCGTTTCTATGAAGCCGGCCAGCCCGTCGGCGACTTCACCCTGCCGATGGCTGGGCTGCACAACCTGAGCAATGCGACAGGCGCCTTGGCTGCCTGCCGGATGGAAGGGCTCCCCTTCAACCAGTTGGTAGAGGGCCTCGCTGGCCTGAAGGCACCGGGCCGCCGCTTTGACCTTCGGGGCACCTGGAAGGGTCGTCACATCGTTGATGACTACGCCCACCATCCCAGTGAGGTGCAGGCAACCCTGGAGATGGCACGCCTGATGGTGCGCAGTGGCCGCAGTCCACTCCCCTCAGCACCACAGCGGCTGCTGGCGGTGTTCCAGCCGCACCGCTACAGCCGCACCAGGCAGTTCCTCGATGGCTTCGCCAAAGCCCTGCAGAACTGTGATCTGCTGCTGCTGGCTCCCGTCTATCCCGCAGGAGAGCAACCGCTGCAGGGCATCAGCAGCAACGCCCTGGCGGATCGGGTGCGCAAGCTGAAACCGGATCTGGAGATCGCCGTCGCAGAAAACCTCGATCAACTCACCGAGCTGGTGATTCAGCACAGCCTCGAGAACGATCTTGTTCTGGCCATGGGTGCTGGCGACGTGAATGGACTGTGGTCAAGGCTGACGTCATGA
- a CDS encoding sulfurtransferase TusA family protein, with product MSRRSLDLRGTPCPVNFIRCKLTLEQMNSGDCLEVCLDRGEPEAMVLPGLRDAGHRVECTDQTPDAVTIEVICGG from the coding sequence ATGAGCAGGCGTTCCCTGGATCTGCGGGGAACGCCCTGTCCGGTGAATTTCATTCGCTGCAAGCTCACCCTCGAGCAGATGAACAGCGGTGACTGCCTGGAGGTCTGTCTCGATCGAGGTGAGCCTGAGGCCATGGTCCTTCCCGGTCTGAGGGATGCAGGTCATCGTGTGGAGTGCACTGATCAAACGCCGGATGCCGTCACCATCGAGGTGATCTGCGGTGGCTGA
- the gap gene encoding type I glyceraldehyde-3-phosphate dehydrogenase, which produces MTLRVAINGFGRIGRNVLRGWISRGADTGLEIVGMNSTSDPATSAHLLTYDSILGRLDPSVDIKTTDSSMFVNGKEIKFFADRNPLNCPWKEWGVDLVIESTGVFNTDEKASMHIQAGAKKVILTAPGKGDRVGTFVVGVNDDQYRHEDWDILSNASCTTNCLAPIVKVLDQNFGLDWGLMTTIHSYTGDQRILDNSHRDLRRARAAALNMVPTTTGAAKAVALVYPEVKGKLTGFAMRVPTPNVSAVDLTFGPSRAASVDDIKAAIKSASENGMKGIIKYGDLPLVSTDYAGTNESTIFDADLTYAMGDKAVKILAWYDNEWGYSQRVVDLAEVVAKNWK; this is translated from the coding sequence ATGACCCTGCGCGTTGCGATCAATGGATTCGGCCGGATCGGTCGCAATGTTCTGCGGGGATGGATCAGCCGTGGCGCTGACACCGGCCTGGAAATCGTGGGGATGAACTCCACCTCCGACCCCGCCACCAGCGCTCACCTGCTGACCTACGACTCCATCCTTGGACGTCTTGATCCCTCGGTGGACATCAAGACCACGGACAGCTCAATGTTCGTCAACGGTAAGGAGATCAAGTTCTTCGCCGACCGCAATCCCCTCAACTGCCCCTGGAAGGAGTGGGGTGTTGACCTGGTGATCGAGTCCACCGGTGTGTTCAACACCGATGAGAAGGCCAGCATGCACATCCAGGCTGGCGCCAAGAAGGTGATCCTCACCGCCCCTGGCAAGGGTGATCGCGTCGGCACTTTCGTTGTGGGCGTCAACGACGACCAGTACCGCCACGAGGACTGGGACATCCTCAGCAACGCCAGCTGCACCACCAACTGCTTGGCCCCGATCGTCAAGGTTTTGGACCAGAACTTCGGCCTTGACTGGGGTCTGATGACCACCATCCACAGCTACACCGGCGACCAGCGGATCTTGGATAACAGCCACCGCGACCTGCGCCGTGCCCGTGCTGCAGCTCTGAACATGGTTCCCACCACCACCGGTGCAGCCAAGGCCGTGGCTCTGGTTTACCCCGAGGTGAAGGGCAAGCTCACCGGCTTCGCCATGCGCGTTCCCACCCCGAACGTCTCCGCTGTTGACCTCACCTTCGGTCCCTCTCGCGCCGCCAGCGTTGACGACATCAAGGCCGCCATAAAGTCGGCTTCCGAGAACGGCATGAAGGGGATCATCAAGTACGGCGATCTGCCCCTGGTGTCCACCGACTACGCCGGCACCAACGAGTCCACCATCTTTGACGCCGACCTCACCTACGCCATGGGTGACAAGGCTGTGAAGATCCTGGCCTGGTACGACAACGAGTGGGGCTACAGCCAGCGTGTTGTTGACCTCGCCGAGGTGGTGGCCAAGAACTGGAAGTGA
- the efp gene encoding elongation factor P yields the protein MISSNDFRTGTTIEIDGAVWRVVEFLHVKPGKGSAFVRTKLKAVKSGNVVEKTFRAGEMLPQAMLEKSSLQHTYMEGEDYVFMDMATYEETRLSADQIGESRKYLKEGMEVNVVSWNDTPLEVELPNSVVLEIKETDPGVKGDTATGGTKPAILETGAQVMVPLFLSVGEKIKVDTRNDSYLGRENG from the coding sequence ATGATCTCCAGTAACGACTTCCGCACCGGCACCACGATTGAGATCGATGGGGCCGTTTGGCGCGTTGTCGAGTTCTTGCACGTCAAGCCCGGCAAGGGATCTGCCTTCGTGCGCACCAAGCTCAAGGCGGTGAAATCCGGCAACGTGGTGGAGAAAACCTTCCGCGCCGGGGAGATGCTTCCCCAGGCGATGTTGGAGAAGTCCTCGCTTCAGCACACCTACATGGAAGGTGAGGACTACGTCTTCATGGACATGGCCACCTATGAGGAGACACGCCTCAGCGCAGACCAGATCGGTGAGAGCCGCAAATATCTCAAGGAGGGCATGGAGGTGAACGTGGTGTCCTGGAACGACACCCCCCTCGAGGTTGAACTGCCCAACTCCGTGGTTCTGGAGATCAAAGAAACCGATCCTGGCGTCAAAGGCGATACCGCCACCGGTGGCACGAAGCCCGCCATTCTTGAAACCGGTGCACAAGTGATGGTGCCGCTCTTCCTTTCTGTGGGAGAAAAGATCAAAGTGGACACCCGCAACGACAGCTACCTCGGGCGCGAAAACGGATGA
- the dnaJ gene encoding molecular chaperone DnaJ — MADFYDLLGVSRDVDPDSLKRAYRRMARQYHPDINKDPGAEDRFKEIGRAYEVLSDPQTRARYDQFGEAGLGGAAGAPDMGDMGGFADLFETFFQGFGGPGGAGAGRPRRQGPQQGDDLRYDLTIDFEQAVFGQEQEIKIPHLETCDTCGGSGAKAGSAPTTCGTCGGAGQVRRATRTPFGSFTQVAECPNCGGTGQVISDPCGSCGGQGVKQVRKKLRINIPAGVDTGTRLRVTGEGNAGPRGGPSGDLYVFLTVRNHPRLQRDGLNIFSEVKVSYLQAILGDTIEVETVDGSKELDIPAGTQPGTVLTLPNLGIPKLGNPVARGDQRVTVTVDLPKRISDLERELLEQLAGHHSARGKQHHHHNSGLFARLFGQKG; from the coding sequence ATGGCCGACTTCTACGACCTGCTCGGCGTCAGCCGGGATGTGGATCCCGACAGCCTCAAGCGGGCTTATCGGCGCATGGCGCGTCAGTACCACCCCGATATCAACAAGGATCCGGGCGCCGAAGACCGTTTCAAGGAAATCGGTCGCGCCTATGAGGTGCTCAGTGATCCCCAGACCAGGGCCCGTTACGACCAGTTCGGTGAAGCCGGCCTCGGCGGTGCGGCCGGTGCTCCCGATATGGGAGACATGGGCGGATTCGCTGACCTGTTCGAGACGTTTTTCCAGGGCTTCGGTGGACCCGGGGGTGCTGGAGCTGGTCGGCCGCGGCGTCAGGGCCCTCAGCAGGGGGATGACCTTCGTTACGACCTGACAATTGATTTCGAGCAGGCAGTGTTCGGTCAGGAGCAGGAGATCAAGATCCCGCATCTGGAGACCTGCGACACCTGCGGCGGCAGCGGTGCCAAAGCGGGCAGTGCGCCCACCACCTGCGGCACCTGCGGCGGTGCCGGGCAGGTGCGCCGTGCCACCCGGACTCCCTTTGGCAGCTTCACCCAGGTCGCCGAGTGCCCCAACTGTGGAGGCACGGGCCAGGTGATTTCCGATCCTTGCGGGTCCTGTGGTGGCCAGGGTGTCAAACAGGTGCGCAAGAAGCTGCGGATCAACATTCCTGCCGGGGTGGACACCGGAACACGGCTTCGTGTGACCGGTGAAGGCAACGCCGGACCCCGGGGAGGCCCATCCGGTGACCTCTACGTCTTCCTCACCGTTCGCAATCATCCGCGCTTGCAGCGGGATGGCCTGAACATCTTCTCGGAGGTCAAGGTCAGCTACCTCCAGGCGATTCTTGGCGACACCATCGAGGTGGAGACGGTGGATGGCAGCAAGGAGCTGGACATCCCCGCCGGCACCCAGCCCGGCACGGTGCTCACCCTGCCGAACCTGGGCATTCCCAAGCTCGGGAATCCGGTGGCACGGGGTGATCAGCGCGTGACGGTCACCGTGGATCTGCCGAAGCGGATCAGTGATCTGGAGCGGGAGCTCCTCGAGCAGTTGGCAGGTCACCATTCCGCCCGCGGCAAGCAACACCACCACCACAACAGTGGTCTGTTCGCTCGTTTGTTCGGTCAGAAGGGATGA
- a CDS encoding peptidylprolyl isomerase codes for MVHQRLNAVLAVLISFALITIAAPAWAALPQGNAVKDPAAILRDALPFDQDDIRELQHRLELTSDDLRAKRWTALGKTVSRTESLLNTRRDTILNAVPEAKRGTAEALFESVDQGLEDLKEKVKAIDKPGFIADRRRTLRYIGDVEALLVPDGFEREIPAEFDALPRLQGRATLSVSTTQGELTTVVDGYNAPLTAGAFVDLALKGFYDGLPFIRAEDFYVLQSGDPEGPEIGYVDPKTKQERHVPLEIRVPGEDDTIYNETFEDVGLFMATPTLPFATLGTLGWAHSDQALDDGSSQFFMFLYEAELTPAGLNLVDGRNAAFGYVVDGFDVLEELGVDDRITAVKVVNGAEQLKAHA; via the coding sequence TTGGTCCATCAGCGTTTGAACGCCGTCCTTGCTGTTCTGATCAGCTTTGCTCTGATCACAATCGCCGCCCCTGCCTGGGCCGCATTGCCCCAGGGCAATGCTGTTAAGGACCCTGCCGCGATTCTTCGGGACGCGCTTCCCTTCGATCAGGACGACATCCGCGAACTGCAGCATCGGCTGGAACTCACCAGTGACGATCTGCGGGCCAAACGCTGGACAGCCCTCGGCAAGACGGTGTCGCGCACTGAATCGCTGCTCAACACCCGCCGCGACACCATCCTGAACGCGGTCCCTGAAGCCAAGCGCGGTACCGCTGAAGCACTGTTTGAGAGCGTGGATCAGGGCCTTGAAGACCTCAAAGAGAAGGTCAAAGCCATTGACAAACCAGGCTTCATCGCCGATCGACGCCGGACGCTGCGCTACATCGGTGATGTGGAGGCCCTGCTGGTGCCCGACGGCTTTGAACGGGAGATCCCCGCAGAATTCGACGCCCTGCCGAGGCTGCAGGGACGAGCCACCCTCAGCGTGAGCACCACCCAGGGGGAATTGACCACCGTGGTGGATGGCTACAACGCTCCACTCACCGCAGGTGCCTTCGTGGATCTCGCCCTCAAGGGCTTCTATGACGGACTGCCCTTCATCCGGGCCGAGGACTTCTACGTGCTCCAGAGCGGTGATCCGGAAGGGCCGGAGATCGGCTACGTGGATCCAAAGACCAAGCAGGAGCGCCATGTGCCTCTGGAGATACGTGTGCCAGGCGAAGACGACACGATTTACAACGAAACCTTTGAAGACGTGGGCCTGTTCATGGCCACACCAACCCTTCCGTTCGCGACCCTGGGCACCCTTGGCTGGGCCCATTCAGACCAGGCCCTCGACGACGGATCCTCGCAGTTCTTCATGTTTCTCTACGAGGCGGAGCTCACCCCGGCTGGTCTGAACCTCGTGGATGGCCGCAATGCAGCCTTCGGCTACGTGGTGGATGGATTCGATGTTCTGGAGGAATTGGGCGTCGATGACCGGATCACCGCCGTGAAGGTGGTTAACGGAGCGGAGCAGCTCAAAGCCCACGCATGA
- a CDS encoding general secretion pathway protein GspE produces the protein MTLTLPTPDAGDTARQRFPLELLLQQPVPSPEQLLASRNLLNDALPDVGPDQ, from the coding sequence ATGACTCTGACGCTGCCCACCCCCGATGCCGGCGACACGGCACGTCAGCGTTTCCCCCTTGAATTGCTGTTGCAGCAACCGGTTCCGAGCCCAGAGCAACTGCTGGCAAGCCGCAACCTGCTCAACGACGCCCTCCCGGACGTCGGCCCGGATCAATGA
- a CDS encoding YbaB/EbfC family nucleoid-associated protein: protein MAGFGLPNFGQLTEAFKKAQEIQQNAQALQDELDGMEIEGKSSDGRASVWLSGNQQPLRVRLDPALLQEGQQASETATLEALQAAYEQSTATMKGRMEELTGGLNLNLPGMGG, encoded by the coding sequence ATGGCAGGGTTCGGACTCCCCAATTTCGGCCAGCTCACCGAAGCCTTCAAGAAGGCCCAGGAGATTCAACAGAACGCTCAGGCCCTGCAGGACGAACTGGACGGGATGGAGATCGAAGGCAAGAGCAGCGATGGTCGTGCCAGCGTTTGGCTGTCGGGCAACCAGCAACCCCTGCGGGTGCGACTGGACCCAGCCCTGCTGCAGGAGGGACAACAGGCCAGCGAAACGGCCACCCTGGAAGCCCTGCAGGCGGCCTATGAGCAATCCACCGCCACGATGAAGGGCCGGATGGAAGAACTCACCGGTGGCCTGAATCTCAACCTCCCCGGGATGGGCGGCTGA
- the rsgA gene encoding ribosome small subunit-dependent GTPase A → MVVALQANYLEVELDVAPDGCPGRLLCTRRTRLSHRGEAVYVGDRVRVEAIDPGQGRAVVAEVEPRHSFLTRPPVANVSLVAVVLAVEQPSFDPDQASRFLLTAERTGLEVILLLTKTDLLSAAALERLVTRLQGWGYDPLAFSSAAGTGIDALRQRLAGAQLSVLCGPSGVGKSSLLNQLCPDLQLRTAAVSGRLQRGRHTTRHVELFPLGPSARVADTPGFNRPDLPEDPQELGVLFPELRKQLDPWPCRFRDCLHRGEPGCGVSTDWERYSLYEAALIEQSSLSRPSRGG, encoded by the coding sequence ATGGTGGTGGCGCTCCAGGCCAACTATCTGGAGGTTGAGCTGGATGTCGCACCTGATGGATGCCCAGGGCGGCTGCTCTGCACCCGCCGCACCCGGCTCAGCCATCGGGGTGAAGCCGTTTATGTGGGCGATCGGGTTCGCGTGGAGGCGATTGATCCAGGCCAGGGGCGTGCCGTGGTGGCCGAGGTCGAGCCACGCCACAGCTTTCTCACACGCCCACCTGTGGCCAACGTCTCCTTGGTGGCTGTGGTGTTGGCGGTGGAACAGCCCAGCTTTGACCCTGATCAGGCCAGTCGCTTCCTGTTGACGGCGGAACGGACCGGGCTGGAGGTGATCCTGCTGCTCACCAAGACAGACCTCCTCTCAGCTGCAGCGCTCGAGCGGCTTGTCACCCGGTTGCAGGGGTGGGGCTATGACCCGCTGGCGTTCTCCAGTGCAGCCGGAACGGGCATTGATGCTTTACGGCAGCGTTTGGCTGGTGCGCAGCTGTCGGTGCTGTGTGGGCCTTCTGGGGTGGGCAAGAGCAGTCTGCTGAACCAGTTGTGTCCTGACCTTCAACTGCGCACGGCTGCGGTGTCCGGTCGGCTGCAGCGCGGGCGCCACACCACCCGCCACGTGGAGCTGTTTCCCCTGGGACCCAGCGCAAGGGTGGCTGACACCCCCGGCTTCAACCGCCCCGATCTTCCTGAGGATCCCCAGGAATTGGGGGTCCTTTTTCCGGAGCTGCGGAAACAACTCGATCCCTGGCCCTGTCGCTTCCGCGACTGCCTGCATCGCGGTGAGCCCGGTTGCGGTGTGTCCACTGACTGGGAACGCTATTCCCTGTACGAGGCCGCGTTGATCGAGCAGAGCAGCCTCAGCCGCCCATCCCGGGGAGGTTGA
- the grpE gene encoding nucleotide exchange factor GrpE, with the protein MSGDASTPEQDQNVVSGAVPATRESSPDAPEATSEQASAAVDPADRMQQLEQELSALKQEHDTLNSQYMRIAADFDNFRKRQSRDQDDMRKQLVCSTLTEILPVVDNFERARQQLNPEGEEAQALHRSYQGLYKQLVEVLKQQGVARMDVVGQEFDPNLHEAVLREESSEFAEDVVSEELQRGYHRDGRVLRHAMVKVSMGPGPSDPGSAPAEAAAAPDQTAEEA; encoded by the coding sequence ATGAGCGGCGACGCCTCCACCCCAGAGCAGGACCAGAACGTTGTGTCCGGTGCTGTTCCAGCCACGCGGGAGTCCTCTCCGGATGCGCCCGAGGCGACGTCTGAACAGGCCTCTGCAGCGGTGGATCCGGCGGATCGGATGCAGCAGCTCGAGCAGGAATTGAGCGCGTTGAAGCAGGAGCACGACACGCTCAACAGCCAATACATGCGCATTGCGGCGGATTTCGACAACTTCCGCAAGCGCCAGAGCCGCGACCAGGACGACATGCGTAAACAGCTGGTCTGCTCGACCCTCACGGAGATTCTCCCCGTCGTCGACAACTTCGAGCGAGCCCGTCAGCAGCTGAATCCTGAAGGGGAGGAAGCCCAGGCGCTGCATCGCAGTTACCAGGGTCTGTACAAGCAACTGGTGGAGGTGCTGAAGCAGCAGGGGGTGGCCCGGATGGATGTGGTTGGTCAGGAGTTCGACCCGAATCTGCATGAGGCCGTGCTGCGGGAGGAAAGCAGCGAGTTCGCTGAGGACGTGGTGAGCGAGGAGCTTCAGCGCGGCTACCACCGCGACGGGCGTGTGCTGCGCCACGCCATGGTGAAGGTGTCGATGGGTCCAGGACCATCCGATCCAGGCTCAGCGCCTGCTGAAGCGGCAGCGGCACCGGATCAGACGGCGGAGGAGGCCTGA
- the murB gene encoding UDP-N-acetylmuramate dehydrogenase, producing the protein MTQCDARLPQGGVKLADYTTWRVGGAAEWLAEPASLDETQAWIEWAAHQGMPCRVIGAGSNLLIHDDGLPGLSLCLRKLQGLQLDATTGTVEVLAGEPIPSLARRAARAGLHGLEWSIGIPGTAGGAAVMNAGAQGGCTAEWLESVRVVPLEGGNCFELQRHQLDFAYRHSRLQEDNLVVLSARFRLQPGHDPDELKRVTTANLSHRTTTQPYQQPSCGSVFRNPEPLKAGRLIEEQGLKGTRIGGAEISTVHANFIVNTGDAQAKDIAQLIHLVQDRIEAKHGIRLHTEVKRLGFASAA; encoded by the coding sequence ATGACCCAGTGCGATGCCCGCCTGCCCCAGGGCGGAGTCAAGCTGGCGGACTACACCACCTGGCGGGTGGGAGGAGCGGCCGAATGGCTGGCGGAACCCGCCAGCCTTGACGAAACCCAGGCCTGGATCGAATGGGCTGCTCACCAGGGCATGCCCTGCCGCGTGATCGGCGCTGGGTCGAACCTGCTGATTCACGATGACGGCCTGCCAGGACTCTCGCTCTGTCTGCGCAAACTTCAGGGGCTACAGCTGGATGCCACCACGGGGACAGTGGAGGTGCTTGCCGGCGAACCAATCCCATCACTGGCAAGACGCGCTGCACGCGCTGGATTGCATGGTCTAGAGTGGTCGATTGGCATCCCGGGAACCGCTGGCGGTGCGGCTGTGATGAATGCCGGAGCCCAGGGAGGCTGCACAGCGGAATGGTTGGAGTCGGTGCGGGTCGTGCCCCTGGAGGGGGGCAACTGCTTCGAGCTGCAGCGGCATCAACTGGACTTCGCCTACCGGCACAGCCGTCTTCAAGAGGACAACCTCGTGGTGTTGTCGGCACGGTTCCGCTTGCAGCCCGGTCACGATCCGGATGAACTGAAGCGGGTCACCACTGCGAACCTCAGTCACCGCACCACGACGCAGCCTTATCAACAACCCAGCTGCGGCAGTGTCTTCCGCAATCCCGAACCGCTCAAGGCCGGACGGCTGATCGAAGAGCAGGGGCTGAAAGGAACCCGGATCGGCGGCGCCGAAATCTCAACCGTGCATGCCAATTTCATCGTCAACACCGGTGATGCCCAGGCGAAGGACATCGCCCAGTTGATCCACCTGGTGCAGGACCGCATCGAGGCCAAACACGGAATCCGTCTGCACACTGAAGTGAAGCGGCTGGGATTCGCTTCGGCGGCTTAA
- the thiL gene encoding thiamine-phosphate kinase: MSQTLAELTEAELLRRLAHFAPPDQLSDDTAALAADARPLLVNTDVLVDGIHFSDATTTAVDVGWRAVAANLSDLAASGAVDIDGITVALVAPSHTRWDWVDGVYQGISAALEEYGGVLLGGDCSKGEQRLLSITALGRLGPLRLHRNAARPGDVLVTSGPHGLSRLGLALLQDDPRVRDIALCSTLRDQAVTRHQRPTPRLKDVQQLLACKPKHLPWRAGGTDSSDGLLSAVAGLCSSSGCGAVLRHDQLPTAEGWPEGAPWTDWCLAGGEDFELVLSLPEAWADVWQRCVSESKRVGQINAEAGVIRWAHNHEPVDTRGFDHFGQS, encoded by the coding sequence ATGAGCCAAACCCTGGCGGAGCTGACTGAAGCGGAGCTGCTCAGGCGGCTGGCTCACTTCGCTCCGCCCGATCAACTCAGTGACGACACTGCAGCCCTGGCCGCCGACGCCCGACCACTGCTGGTTAACACCGACGTTCTGGTGGATGGCATCCATTTCAGCGATGCCACCACAACGGCCGTAGACGTGGGCTGGCGCGCCGTTGCCGCCAACCTATCCGATTTGGCCGCCAGTGGTGCCGTCGACATCGATGGAATCACCGTGGCCCTGGTCGCTCCAAGCCACACCCGTTGGGACTGGGTGGACGGGGTGTATCAAGGCATCAGTGCCGCCTTGGAGGAGTACGGCGGCGTTCTGCTGGGAGGTGACTGCTCCAAAGGAGAGCAGAGACTGCTCTCGATCACGGCACTCGGTCGTCTCGGTCCCCTTCGTCTGCATCGCAACGCAGCCCGCCCTGGCGATGTGCTGGTCACAAGTGGGCCCCATGGGCTCAGCCGACTAGGCCTCGCCCTCCTGCAGGACGACCCAAGGGTGCGTGACATCGCTTTGTGCTCAACCCTGCGGGATCAGGCGGTCACACGCCACCAACGCCCGACACCACGGCTGAAGGACGTCCAACAGCTGCTGGCCTGCAAACCGAAGCATCTGCCCTGGCGGGCTGGGGGAACCGACAGCAGCGACGGACTGCTTTCTGCCGTTGCAGGTCTCTGCAGCAGCAGCGGCTGCGGAGCGGTGCTGCGGCACGACCAGCTTCCTACGGCCGAAGGCTGGCCTGAGGGCGCTCCATGGACGGATTGGTGCCTCGCCGGAGGAGAGGACTTTGAGTTGGTGCTGAGCCTTCCGGAGGCCTGGGCCGATGTGTGGCAGCGATGCGTCTCCGAAAGCAAGCGCGTCGGCCAGATCAATGCTGAAGCGGGCGTCATCCGCTGGGCCCACAACCACGAACCAGTGGACACCAGAGGATTTGATCACTTCGGCCAGTCCTAA
- a CDS encoding type IV pilus twitching motility protein PilT: protein MDLMIEALMEQLVQGGGSDLHLATGQPPYGRFSGELRPMTDRPLAEEECNKLIFSMLNNSQRKTLEQTWELDCAYGLKGVARFRVNVYRQKGSYAACLRALGSTIPSVELLNLPPVVLETSARPRGLVLVTGPTGSGKTTTLAALLDLINHTRSEHILTIEDPIEFVYQSDKSLVHQRQLNEDTRSFANALRAALREDPNVILVGEMRDLEMIQLAVSAAETGHLVFGALYTSSAAQTVDRMVDVFPPEQQTQIRVQLSGSLVAVFCQTLCRRQNPSEGQFGRVMAQEILINTPGPGTANMIREGKTAQLYSQIQTGTEQGMQTLEKALANLVLNGDVSRAEAMGKASKPGELQRLIGEI, encoded by the coding sequence ATGGATCTGATGATCGAAGCCTTGATGGAACAACTGGTGCAGGGCGGTGGCAGTGATCTGCACCTGGCCACCGGTCAACCGCCCTACGGCCGCTTCAGTGGTGAACTGCGTCCGATGACGGACCGACCCCTGGCCGAGGAGGAATGCAACAAACTGATCTTCTCGATGTTGAACAACAGCCAGCGCAAGACGCTGGAGCAGACCTGGGAACTGGACTGCGCCTACGGCCTCAAGGGCGTTGCACGCTTCCGCGTGAACGTCTACCGCCAGAAAGGCAGCTATGCCGCCTGCCTGCGAGCCCTTGGCAGCACGATTCCCAGCGTTGAACTGCTGAACCTGCCTCCTGTGGTGCTGGAGACCAGCGCGCGGCCCCGGGGTCTGGTGCTGGTGACGGGTCCAACAGGCTCAGGGAAGACAACAACCCTGGCGGCTCTGTTGGATCTCATCAATCACACCCGCAGCGAACACATCCTCACGATCGAAGACCCGATCGAATTCGTGTACCAGAGCGACAAAAGCCTGGTGCACCAACGCCAGCTGAACGAAGACACCCGCAGCTTCGCCAACGCCTTGCGCGCCGCCCTGCGGGAGGACCCGAACGTGATCCTGGTGGGTGAGATGCGGGATCTGGAGATGATTCAACTGGCGGTGAGTGCCGCCGAAACCGGACATCTCGTCTTCGGAGCCTTGTATACCAGCTCCGCCGCCCAGACCGTGGACCGCATGGTCGACGTCTTCCCACCGGAACAACAGACGCAGATCCGTGTCCAGCTCTCGGGCAGTTTGGTCGCTGTGTTCTGCCAGACCCTTTGCCGGCGTCAGAACCCGTCAGAAGGACAGTTCGGTCGGGTGATGGCCCAGGAGATCCTGATCAACACACCTGGACCTGGCACCGCCAACATGATCCGCGAGGGGAAAACAGCCCAGCTCTATTCCCAAATCCAGACGGGGACAGAACAAGGTATGCAGACCCTGGAGAAAGCCTTGGCCAACCTTGTGCTCAATGGGGATGTATCCCGCGCCGAAGCGATGGGCAAAGCCAGCAAACCAGGCGAATTGCAGCGCTTGATCGGTGAAATCTGA